A single genomic interval of Halorubrum aethiopicum harbors:
- a CDS encoding AAA family ATPase: MDGPLWIDTHAPELSEIRQTDARDRLERAVDEPMNLVVQGPPGAGKTAATRALARESHADPEGDLIEINVADFFGRTKKEIRTDPRFEGFLQGRSRMAKRDMINRVLTESASYAPMSGEYKTVLLDNAESIREDFQQALRRVMEKHHRTTQFVIATRQPSKLIAPIRSRCFPIRLRAPTTDETIDVLETICDREGVDYDADGLEFVASAAGGDLRRAILAAQTTAVEGEEITMTTAYETLGEVGDDDAIRDALAAAREGELKDARSTLDDLLDEGGYDGPGLLRETLRVARAGSAYGGDDLARLHKLAGEADLALTDGLDDRLHLTHLLAAWAAGRTDLHAAFHEPEPAEAEP, from the coding sequence ATGGACGGACCGCTGTGGATCGACACGCACGCGCCGGAGCTGTCGGAGATCCGGCAGACCGACGCCCGCGACCGGCTCGAGCGGGCGGTCGACGAGCCGATGAACCTCGTCGTTCAGGGACCGCCGGGAGCCGGGAAGACGGCCGCGACGCGGGCGCTGGCGCGGGAGTCGCACGCCGACCCCGAGGGCGACCTGATCGAGATCAACGTCGCGGACTTCTTCGGCCGGACGAAAAAGGAGATCCGGACCGATCCCCGCTTCGAGGGGTTCCTCCAGGGGAGAAGCCGGATGGCGAAACGTGACATGATAAACCGCGTGCTGACGGAGTCGGCCTCCTACGCGCCGATGTCGGGCGAGTACAAGACGGTGCTTCTCGACAACGCCGAGTCCATCCGCGAGGACTTCCAGCAGGCGCTCCGGCGGGTGATGGAGAAACACCACCGAACGACCCAGTTCGTCATCGCGACGCGCCAGCCCTCGAAGCTCATCGCGCCGATCCGGTCGCGCTGTTTCCCGATCCGGCTGCGCGCGCCGACGACCGACGAGACCATCGACGTGCTGGAGACGATCTGCGACCGCGAGGGCGTCGACTACGACGCCGACGGGCTGGAGTTCGTCGCCAGCGCGGCCGGCGGCGACCTCAGACGCGCGATCCTCGCGGCGCAGACGACGGCCGTGGAGGGTGAGGAGATCACCATGACGACCGCCTACGAGACGCTCGGCGAGGTGGGCGACGACGACGCGATCCGCGATGCGCTCGCGGCCGCCCGCGAGGGCGAGCTGAAGGACGCCCGGAGCACCCTCGACGACCTCCTCGACGAGGGCGGGTACGACGGGCCGGGGCTGCTCCGCGAGACGCTGCGTGTCGCGCGGGCGGGCTCCGCGTACGGCGGCGACGACCTCGCGCGGCTCCACAAGCTCGCCGGCGAGGCCGACCTCGCGTTGACCGACGGGCTCGACGACCGGCTCCACCTCACCCACCTGCTCGCGGCGTGGGCGGCCGGCCGGACCGACCTCCACGCCGCGTTCCACGAGCCCGAGCCCGCGGAGGCCGAACCGTGA
- a CDS encoding NAD-dependent epimerase/dehydratase family protein, translating into MSHGSSAGDASPVSDDAPAGDDPPAGDDPLETATVLLTGAHGTVGTAVTAHSAADYVLHDRAEPPAELGDGTPHPHRDRETVVLDVGEPDAPASLAAVMDDRGIDAVVHLAGEPAVSTPYEGVERNNVRGTRNVLEAASRAGVGTVVFASSNHAVGMYEEQHAPSLYDPDYELTVDHESPLRPDSDYGASKAAGEAWCRLYAEREGVDCYALRIGSVRNPSHDHPFGDAEKAVARGDCERGDDEYRETVARMRCTWLSRRDCAGLVDACLRDGLGDGGEGEDGDDGRGVDDLNPSTLAGGAFEVFYGISDNPNSWFDIEHARERVGYEPMDSGNGMSEPPE; encoded by the coding sequence GTGAGTCACGGCTCGTCCGCGGGCGACGCCTCTCCCGTGAGCGACGACGCTCCCGCGGGCGACGACCCCCCCGCGGGCGACGACCCCCTCGAGACCGCCACGGTGCTTCTCACGGGCGCACACGGCACCGTCGGCACCGCGGTGACGGCGCACTCGGCGGCCGACTACGTCCTCCACGACCGGGCGGAGCCGCCGGCGGAGCTCGGCGACGGCACGCCGCACCCGCACCGCGACCGCGAGACGGTCGTCCTCGACGTCGGCGAGCCCGACGCCCCCGCGTCGCTCGCGGCGGTCATGGATGACCGCGGGATCGACGCCGTCGTCCACCTCGCGGGCGAGCCGGCGGTCTCGACCCCCTACGAGGGCGTCGAGCGCAACAACGTCCGGGGGACGCGAAACGTCCTCGAGGCCGCCTCGCGGGCGGGCGTCGGGACGGTCGTCTTCGCCTCCTCGAACCACGCCGTCGGCATGTACGAGGAGCAGCACGCGCCGTCGCTGTACGACCCCGACTACGAGCTGACGGTCGATCACGAGAGCCCGCTGCGGCCCGACTCGGACTACGGCGCGTCGAAGGCGGCGGGCGAGGCGTGGTGCCGGCTCTACGCCGAACGGGAGGGGGTCGACTGCTACGCGCTCCGGATCGGCTCGGTCCGGAACCCGAGCCACGACCACCCGTTCGGCGACGCGGAGAAGGCGGTCGCGCGCGGCGACTGCGAGCGCGGCGACGACGAGTATCGGGAGACCGTCGCGCGGATGCGGTGTACCTGGCTCTCGCGACGGGACTGCGCGGGGCTGGTGGACGCGTGTCTGCGGGACGGGCTGGGTGACGGCGGTGAGGGTGAAGACGGAGACGACGGACGGGGCGTGGACGACCTGAACCCGAGCACCCTCGCCGGCGGGGCCTTCGAGGTGTTCTACGGGATCAGTGACAACCCGAACTCGTGGTTCGACATCGAACACGCCCGCGAGCGGGTGGGATACGAGCCGATGGATTCCGGGAACGGGATGTCCGAACCGCCGGAGTAG
- a CDS encoding class 1 fructose-bisphosphatase, translating to MADPDPVVEAVFDAVAATAPTIRDALPGRRVESGTENPSGETVLAGDVYADELLLEALSAVEGVGSFVSEERPEAIDVGGAVGEDGEDGAGAYAVAIDPLDGSSNLRSNNAMGTVVGIYDAPLPATGRDLVAAGYVLYGPITTMVVADGSGVREEVVERGDGDAADGSGVTRSVVEDDLTLPDEPTVYGFGGRVPDWPDAFREYAREVEDELKLRYGGAMVGDVNQVVTYGGVFAYPALVDAPDGKLRLSFEANPIAHVIESMGGASSNGSRSILDVEPEGIHDRVPLYVGNEELIDRLEAAIDEE from the coding sequence ATGGCCGACCCCGACCCGGTCGTCGAGGCCGTCTTCGACGCGGTCGCGGCGACGGCCCCGACGATCCGCGACGCCTTACCCGGCCGGCGCGTCGAGAGCGGGACGGAGAACCCCTCCGGCGAGACGGTGCTGGCGGGCGACGTGTACGCCGACGAGCTGCTCTTGGAGGCGCTCTCCGCGGTCGAGGGCGTCGGCTCGTTCGTCAGCGAGGAGCGTCCCGAGGCGATCGACGTGGGCGGCGCGGTCGGCGAGGACGGCGAGGACGGAGCGGGCGCGTACGCGGTCGCGATCGACCCCCTCGACGGCTCCTCGAACCTGCGGTCGAACAACGCGATGGGGACCGTCGTCGGGATATACGACGCGCCGCTTCCGGCCACCGGTCGGGATCTCGTCGCCGCCGGCTACGTCCTCTACGGCCCGATCACGACGATGGTCGTCGCCGACGGGTCGGGCGTTCGAGAGGAGGTCGTCGAGCGCGGCGACGGTGACGCCGCCGACGGCTCCGGCGTCACCCGCTCCGTCGTCGAGGACGACCTCACGCTGCCCGACGAGCCGACCGTCTACGGCTTCGGCGGCCGGGTGCCGGACTGGCCCGACGCGTTCCGCGAGTACGCACGCGAGGTCGAGGACGAACTCAAACTGCGGTACGGCGGAGCGATGGTCGGCGACGTGAACCAGGTGGTGACCTACGGCGGGGTGTTCGCGTACCCCGCGCTGGTCGACGCGCCCGACGGGAAGCTCCGGCTCTCCTTCGAGGCGAACCCGATCGCGCACGTCATCGAGTCGATGGGCGGGGCCTCCTCGAACGGCTCGAGATCGATCCTCGACGTCGAGCCCGAGGGGATCCACGACCGCGTCCCGCTGTACGTCGGCAACGAGGAACTGATCGACCGGCTGGAAGCGGCAATCGACGAGGAGTAG
- a CDS encoding PAS domain S-box protein, translating into MTERIDVLHVDDDPSVLDLTEAYLDRELASASVTSVTEPAAGLDRLEVDSFDCVVSDYDMPDMDGLAFFEALREDHPHVPFVLYTGKGSEEIASRALNAGVTGYFQKGGPEQLQRLANRVEQAVEEHRTREIADRYSTVIDALGYPVYVVDETGTFTFVNEPFTDLTGYDREEIVGSTPDLIKDETAVLEAEDRLGSILSSDGPDIQRFRVEIDPKDGDPIPCRDHMAVLPYEGEEFEGSVGILRDVSVEAARQEELETKRRALEEAPVGITITDPSLADNPMVYVNDEFVEMTGYDREEAVGINCRFLQGPDTDEVAVAELREAIDAEEPASVELLNYRRDGTPFWNRVSVAPIRERDDDRVTGWVGFQEDITAFKEREEALRRQNERLDEFAGIVSHDLRNPLNVARGRVDLAREETGNDHLTAAADALDRIESIVEHTLTLAREGETVGDPEPVDLAELVDDSWGTVDTDGATLEVDLDGRVLADPDRLRNLFENLFRNAIEHGSVDGDDVTIRVGDLEDGFYVADDGPGVPEAIRDDLFEPGESGADGNTGFGLAIVKEIVTAHGWEIAAVEPEAGGARFEVRGSDRPVRPLVE; encoded by the coding sequence ATGACGGAACGGATCGACGTGTTACACGTCGACGACGACCCCTCGGTGCTCGACCTCACCGAGGCGTATCTCGACCGCGAGCTGGCGTCGGCGTCGGTGACGAGCGTGACGGAGCCGGCGGCCGGGCTGGACCGGCTCGAGGTCGACTCGTTCGACTGCGTCGTCAGCGACTACGACATGCCCGACATGGACGGACTGGCGTTCTTCGAGGCGCTGCGGGAGGACCACCCGCACGTCCCGTTCGTGTTGTACACGGGGAAGGGATCCGAGGAGATCGCGAGCCGGGCGCTCAACGCGGGCGTCACGGGCTACTTCCAGAAGGGCGGGCCCGAACAGCTCCAGCGGCTCGCGAACCGGGTCGAGCAGGCGGTCGAGGAACACCGCACCAGGGAGATCGCGGACCGCTACTCGACCGTCATCGACGCGCTCGGCTACCCGGTGTACGTCGTCGACGAGACGGGGACGTTCACCTTCGTCAACGAGCCGTTCACCGATCTGACCGGCTACGACCGCGAGGAGATCGTCGGGAGCACGCCCGACCTGATAAAGGACGAGACGGCGGTTCTGGAGGCCGAAGACCGGCTCGGCTCGATCCTCTCGAGTGACGGCCCGGACATCCAGCGGTTCCGCGTCGAGATCGACCCGAAGGATGGCGACCCGATCCCGTGTCGCGACCACATGGCCGTCCTCCCCTACGAGGGCGAGGAGTTCGAGGGCAGCGTGGGGATCCTCCGGGACGTCTCCGTGGAGGCGGCCCGCCAGGAGGAGCTGGAGACGAAACGGCGGGCGCTCGAGGAGGCCCCCGTCGGGATCACCATCACCGACCCGAGCCTGGCGGACAATCCGATGGTGTACGTCAACGACGAGTTCGTCGAGATGACCGGCTACGACCGCGAGGAAGCGGTCGGGATCAACTGCCGGTTCCTCCAGGGGCCCGACACCGACGAGGTCGCGGTCGCCGAGCTCCGGGAGGCGATAGACGCCGAGGAGCCCGCGAGCGTCGAGCTGTTGAACTACCGGAGGGACGGCACGCCGTTCTGGAACCGCGTCAGTGTCGCGCCGATCCGCGAGCGCGACGACGACCGCGTCACCGGCTGGGTCGGCTTCCAGGAGGACATCACGGCGTTCAAAGAGCGCGAGGAGGCGCTCCGCCGGCAGAACGAGCGGCTCGACGAGTTCGCCGGGATCGTCAGCCACGACCTCCGGAACCCGCTCAACGTCGCCCGCGGCCGCGTGGATCTGGCCCGCGAGGAGACGGGGAACGACCACCTCACCGCCGCGGCCGACGCCCTCGACCGGATCGAGTCGATAGTCGAGCACACGTTGACGCTGGCCCGCGAGGGGGAGACCGTCGGCGACCCGGAGCCGGTCGACCTCGCGGAGCTGGTCGACGACAGCTGGGGAACCGTCGACACCGACGGGGCGACCCTCGAGGTCGACCTCGACGGGCGCGTCCTCGCCGACCCGGACCGGCTCAGAAACCTGTTCGAGAACCTCTTCAGGAACGCGATCGAACACGGCTCGGTCGACGGCGACGACGTCACGATCCGGGTCGGCGACCTGGAGGACGGCTTCTACGTCGCCGACGACGGTCCCGGAGTCCCGGAAGCGATCCGCGACGACCTGTTCGAGCCCGGCGAGAGCGGAGCCGATGGCAACACCGGGTTCGGGCTGGCCATCGTCAAGGAGATCGTCACCGCACACGGCTGGGAGATCGCGGCGGTCGAGCCGGAGGCGGGCGGTGCCCGCTTCGAGGTCCGCGGTTCCGACCGTCCCGTACGGCCGCTCGTCGAGTAG
- a CDS encoding UbiA family prenyltransferase translates to MASKTNETPVSTDAVPWHADVPESVVDVGCRIRDVLTYSSTYLVFIAMIEVLTVHIVLSIPPNPAPIVVGLVTFAVYAGDRIADAADDEVSSPERSAFVTRHRTLLSVLTAITYGLAIALSLTGGPLALAITLLPGGFWILYASDWLPSLGSYFKRLKRVLIVNSTIVASAWAIAVVGLPLAFAEASVTPLAAVVFVYFLVDTFVNTEIPNVRDVEADEAVGVSTLPVVFGVRRTRHILYGLDLALVAFVVAALSLGILPAAAAAAILVGLGYALVLAWFVGRNAAPGRLAIAGEAKHLVVFALLLVFTTGI, encoded by the coding sequence ATGGCTAGCAAAACGAACGAAACCCCGGTATCCACGGACGCGGTTCCGTGGCACGCCGACGTGCCCGAATCGGTCGTCGACGTCGGATGCCGGATCAGAGACGTCCTGACGTATAGTTCGACGTACCTCGTGTTCATCGCGATGATCGAGGTCCTGACGGTACACATCGTGTTGTCGATACCGCCAAACCCCGCCCCGATCGTGGTCGGGTTGGTCACCTTCGCGGTGTACGCCGGCGACCGGATCGCCGACGCGGCCGACGACGAGGTGTCGAGTCCGGAACGGAGCGCGTTCGTGACGCGCCACCGCACGCTGCTGTCGGTCCTCACGGCGATCACGTACGGTCTCGCGATCGCCCTCTCGCTGACCGGCGGGCCGCTCGCGCTCGCGATCACCCTGCTTCCCGGCGGCTTCTGGATCCTCTACGCCTCCGACTGGCTGCCGTCGCTCGGGTCCTACTTCAAGCGGCTGAAGCGGGTCCTGATCGTGAACTCGACGATCGTCGCCTCGGCGTGGGCGATCGCGGTCGTCGGCCTGCCGCTCGCGTTCGCCGAGGCGTCCGTGACGCCGCTCGCGGCGGTGGTGTTCGTCTACTTCCTCGTCGACACGTTCGTCAACACGGAGATCCCCAACGTCCGGGACGTCGAGGCCGACGAGGCCGTCGGCGTCTCGACGCTTCCGGTCGTCTTCGGGGTTCGACGGACCCGGCACATCCTGTACGGACTCGACCTGGCGCTCGTCGCCTTCGTCGTGGCCGCGCTATCCCTCGGGATACTGCCGGCCGCGGCCGCGGCGGCGATACTCGTCGGCCTCGGCTACGCGTTGGTTCTCGCGTGGTTCGTGGGCCGGAACGCGGCACCGGGGCGTCTCGCCATCGCCGGCGAGGCGAAACACCTCGTGGTGTTCGCGCTCCTCCTCGTGTTCACGACGGGGATCTGA
- a CDS encoding histidine kinase N-terminal 7TM domain-containing protein, which yields MFPPTSAAVPLLFGSVAIGVSAAILAWRARPNPGAMPLVWLLAGQSWWSTCIVFSLSAGTAAEAVFWTRVGWVGVMTVPVAWILFSLEYTGRDEYLTRRNVALLAVIPALTVALALTEEYHGLLYVREVGVTARGSVLVEQGGIWYVVAAGYTYLLAVLGIVPILGLLSSGATAFRGQSAALIVGVVTPWATNVLYNLGAFPNVGIDPTPIAFAISGVAYLGAIDRFRMFGANPAPAWRAKQFLFDHIHEGVVVVDGHDTIVEMNRAAAETLEVDVKRAVGSRGTEMLPLSEPFRTDGERELLTVGTGSASRSYDVGVSELTDRHGGTLGYVFTLHDVTRYLQQQQRLKVLNRVLRHNIRTETNIIQGYAERTSGETAETITQRTARIVEISEKGRDAIDLFEDTVNDRGGTSLVGLLERSLDDARDAFPAVEFELEYPAEDAAVSEGLSVVLNNLIENAALHNDGEDRRVTVTAELDDDRARLRVVDNGPGIDDYELDVLNSGTETPLRHASGLGLWLVKWGTEVIDGSVTFESNDPTGTVVTATVPVRRRGVPDHNA from the coding sequence GTGTTTCCCCCGACTTCGGCGGCCGTCCCCCTCCTGTTCGGCTCCGTCGCCATCGGGGTCAGCGCCGCGATCCTCGCGTGGCGGGCGCGGCCGAATCCGGGGGCGATGCCGCTCGTGTGGCTGTTGGCCGGGCAGTCGTGGTGGTCGACGTGCATCGTCTTCAGCCTCTCCGCGGGAACGGCCGCGGAGGCGGTGTTCTGGACGCGAGTCGGCTGGGTCGGCGTCATGACCGTCCCCGTCGCGTGGATCCTGTTCTCCCTGGAGTACACGGGACGCGACGAGTACCTCACCCGCCGGAACGTCGCGCTGTTGGCCGTGATTCCGGCGCTCACGGTCGCTCTCGCGTTGACCGAGGAGTATCACGGCCTCCTGTACGTGCGGGAGGTCGGCGTCACCGCCCGCGGGTCCGTGCTCGTCGAACAGGGGGGGATCTGGTACGTGGTCGCCGCCGGCTACACCTACCTGCTCGCCGTGCTCGGGATCGTCCCGATACTGGGGCTCCTCTCGAGCGGGGCGACCGCGTTCCGCGGGCAGAGCGCGGCGCTGATCGTGGGGGTCGTCACGCCGTGGGCGACGAACGTCCTCTACAACCTGGGGGCGTTCCCCAACGTGGGCATCGACCCGACGCCGATCGCGTTCGCGATCTCCGGCGTCGCGTACCTGGGTGCCATCGACCGGTTCCGGATGTTCGGGGCCAACCCGGCCCCCGCCTGGCGCGCGAAGCAGTTCCTCTTCGACCACATCCACGAGGGCGTCGTCGTCGTCGACGGACACGACACGATCGTCGAGATGAACCGGGCCGCCGCGGAGACCCTCGAGGTGGACGTGAAGCGGGCGGTCGGGTCACGGGGAACCGAGATGCTCCCGTTGAGCGAACCGTTTCGAACCGACGGCGAACGCGAGCTCCTGACGGTCGGCACCGGGTCGGCGTCGCGGTCGTACGACGTGGGCGTGAGCGAACTCACCGACCGGCACGGGGGGACGCTCGGCTACGTGTTCACCCTCCACGACGTCACGCGGTACCTCCAACAACAGCAGCGCCTGAAGGTGCTCAACCGCGTGTTGCGCCACAACATCCGCACCGAGACCAACATCATCCAGGGGTACGCCGAGCGCACCTCCGGAGAGACGGCCGAGACGATCACACAGCGCACGGCGCGCATCGTCGAGATCAGCGAGAAGGGCCGCGACGCGATCGACCTCTTCGAGGACACGGTGAACGACCGGGGTGGAACGTCGCTCGTCGGCCTGCTCGAGCGGAGCCTCGACGACGCCCGCGACGCGTTCCCGGCGGTCGAGTTCGAACTCGAGTACCCCGCCGAGGACGCCGCCGTCTCCGAGGGCCTCTCCGTCGTCCTGAACAACCTGATCGAGAACGCCGCGCTCCACAACGACGGCGAGGACCGGCGCGTCACCGTGACGGCGGAGCTCGACGACGACCGCGCCCGGCTCCGAGTCGTCGACAACGGACCGGGGATCGACGACTACGAGCTGGACGTCCTGAACTCGGGCACCGAGACCCCGCTCCGGCACGCGAGCGGCCTCGGCCTCTGGCTCGTGAAGTGGGGGACGGAGGTGATCGACGGCTCGGTCACGTTCGAGTCGAACGACCCCACGGGGACGGTCGTCACGGCGACGGTCCCCGTCCGTCGGCGCGGTGTCCCG
- a CDS encoding SHOCT domain-containing protein has protein sequence MTGPLRRAAWNLRYRWRRVFALCVVGAGVLAPLLTDLWWTLPLVWFLGLFVVLPVLHTLAKPLPSSDGEDGGSERGAEIDPALAALRERYARGEIDEREFERRLDRLLETEDAEVADRDRDVAARIRGTVERELERVRE, from the coding sequence ATGACCGGTCCCCTCCGACGCGCCGCCTGGAACCTCCGGTACCGCTGGCGGCGGGTGTTCGCGCTCTGCGTCGTCGGCGCGGGCGTGCTCGCGCCCCTCCTCACCGACCTCTGGTGGACGCTGCCGCTCGTCTGGTTCCTCGGCCTGTTCGTCGTCCTCCCCGTGCTCCACACCCTCGCGAAGCCGCTGCCGTCGTCGGACGGTGAGGACGGGGGAAGCGAGCGGGGAGCCGAGATCGACCCCGCGCTCGCCGCGTTGCGCGAGCGCTACGCCCGCGGCGAGATAGACGAACGCGAGTTCGAGCGGCGGCTCGACCGCCTGCTCGAGACGGAGGACGCGGAGGTCGCGGACCGCGACCGCGACGTGGCCGCCCGGATCCGCGGGACCGTCGAGCGCGAACTGGAACGCGTCCGGGAGTGA
- a CDS encoding phosphate ABC transporter permease yields MFTPLNAGVVVAGLLLAFVGAAVSVYAVSLTGFLIGAGAGYLAVPNLAGLIAVDGLVLSAAGVLLGGAIGGFLAYAGLSFAVLAIGGVVGGFAGRFAVGPLYAADAVGIQGTALLVGATLAGVAVGALFGFVLTRTTLVVSTAFIGAALASRSLTPASFATAAEELTVEPLLFDPTALPFLAMFVLGGLSQLGLFKFGYVTKLVGILPGARRWTAGDDEGASS; encoded by the coding sequence ATGTTCACGCCACTCAACGCGGGGGTCGTCGTCGCGGGCCTCCTGCTCGCGTTCGTCGGCGCGGCAGTCTCCGTCTACGCCGTGTCGCTGACCGGCTTTCTGATCGGCGCCGGCGCGGGCTACCTCGCCGTCCCGAACCTCGCCGGACTGATCGCCGTCGACGGGCTGGTGCTCTCGGCCGCCGGCGTCCTGCTCGGCGGCGCGATCGGCGGCTTCCTCGCGTACGCCGGCCTCTCCTTCGCCGTCCTCGCGATCGGTGGGGTCGTCGGCGGCTTCGCCGGACGGTTCGCGGTCGGGCCGCTCTACGCGGCCGACGCGGTCGGGATCCAGGGGACCGCGCTGCTCGTGGGCGCGACGCTCGCCGGCGTCGCCGTCGGCGCGCTGTTCGGGTTCGTCCTCACGCGCACGACGCTCGTGGTCTCGACGGCGTTCATCGGCGCGGCGCTCGCGTCCCGGTCGCTGACGCCGGCGTCGTTCGCGACCGCCGCCGAGGAGCTGACCGTCGAGCCGCTGCTCTTCGACCCCACCGCGCTCCCGTTCCTCGCGATGTTCGTCCTCGGCGGGCTCTCCCAGCTCGGCCTCTTCAAGTTCGGCTACGTGACGAAGCTGGTCGGGATACTCCCCGGCGCGCGCCGCTGGACGGCGGGCGACGACGAGGGGGCCTCCTCGTGA
- a CDS encoding MFS transporter, whose protein sequence is MGSLSEILGTDRRVIVLALARMVGAVGNSFLIVVLPLYVASDLIDIDALLGASVGVGAASVTLTEPLLIGFVLSLFGFLNSFSQPFTGRLSDRLATRRPFVLAGILLLGTASALYTLADAYWILVVLRAIQGFGAALTIPATVALVNEYAGSANQRGGNFGVFNTFRLIGFGFGPVLAGVVVDNGPYDLSAVGLPVINGFDAAFAAACLGAYLSFLLVYLLVHDAADAAEAGDDLSIRVRGEDRLLDPVFVLGIATVAMGLCIALYATLQNQVNLRLDQPPVWFGVQFAAVTIANVALQVPVGRASDRIGRRPFLVAGFLLLAPTTLLQGIVLSPLLMTIVRLGQGVAVAFVFAPSLALAGDLAREGESGTTLSVLTMGFGFGVALGPLASGWLVGFGFVVPFAVGAVLAIVALALVMTQVEETLETTDAAGGAAADD, encoded by the coding sequence ATGGGGTCCCTCTCGGAGATTCTCGGGACCGACCGCCGCGTGATCGTCCTCGCGCTCGCGCGGATGGTCGGCGCGGTCGGCAACTCGTTTCTCATCGTCGTCCTTCCCCTCTACGTCGCGAGCGACCTGATCGACATCGACGCGCTCCTCGGCGCGAGCGTCGGGGTCGGTGCCGCGAGCGTGACGCTCACCGAGCCGCTGCTCATCGGGTTCGTCCTCTCGCTTTTCGGCTTCCTCAACAGCTTCTCCCAGCCGTTCACCGGGCGTCTCTCCGACCGGCTGGCCACCCGGCGGCCGTTCGTGCTCGCCGGGATCTTGCTCTTGGGGACCGCGAGCGCGCTCTACACGCTCGCGGACGCCTACTGGATCCTCGTCGTCCTCCGGGCGATCCAGGGGTTCGGGGCGGCGTTGACGATCCCCGCGACGGTCGCGCTCGTCAACGAGTACGCGGGCAGCGCGAACCAGCGCGGGGGGAACTTCGGCGTCTTCAACACCTTCCGGCTGATCGGGTTCGGGTTCGGCCCCGTTCTCGCCGGCGTCGTCGTCGACAACGGCCCCTACGACCTCTCCGCGGTCGGGCTCCCCGTAATAAACGGCTTCGACGCCGCCTTCGCGGCCGCCTGTCTCGGCGCGTACCTCAGCTTCCTCCTCGTCTACCTCCTCGTCCACGACGCCGCCGACGCGGCCGAGGCGGGAGACGACCTCTCGATCCGGGTCCGCGGCGAGGACCGCCTGCTCGACCCCGTCTTCGTGCTCGGGATCGCGACGGTCGCGATGGGGCTGTGTATCGCGCTGTACGCGACGCTCCAGAACCAGGTGAACCTCCGGCTGGACCAGCCGCCCGTCTGGTTCGGCGTCCAGTTCGCGGCGGTCACCATCGCGAACGTGGCCCTCCAGGTCCCCGTCGGGCGCGCGAGCGACCGGATCGGCCGGCGGCCGTTTCTGGTGGCCGGGTTCCTGCTTCTCGCGCCCACGACGCTGTTACAGGGGATCGTCCTCTCGCCGCTCCTGATGACGATCGTTCGCCTCGGCCAGGGCGTCGCCGTCGCCTTCGTCTTCGCGCCGTCGCTCGCGCTCGCCGGCGACCTCGCGCGGGAGGGAGAGTCGGGGACGACGCTGTCGGTGCTCACCATGGGCTTCGGCTTCGGCGTCGCGCTCGGCCCGCTCGCGTCCGGCTGGCTCGTCGGCTTCGGCTTCGTCGTCCCCTTCGCCGTCGGGGCGGTGCTGGCGATCGTCGCGCTCGCGCTGGTGATGACGCAGGTCGAGGAGACGCTGGAGACGACCGACGCCGCGGGCGGGGCGGCCGCGGACGACTGA
- a CDS encoding class I fructose-bisphosphate aldolase produces MLPHAADEISRDGKSLILAYDHGLEHGPVDFEPNPATADPERLFELATHSAVTALAVQKGVAEAYYPDYADEVNLLLKLNGTSNLWRGEPDSAVNCSAEYAAELGADAIGFTVYGGSNHEVEMAEEFREAQEGAREHDMGVVMWSYPRGQGLRNDGSPEVISYGARLGLELGADLVKVKYPGSAEAMGDAVEMAGPTQVVMSGGTMRDDKAFLRNVADAIDAGATGLAVGRNVFQRDDPERILDALEAVVFQEVDPAEALAIAESDD; encoded by the coding sequence ATGCTCCCACACGCCGCCGACGAGATATCCAGGGACGGAAAGTCGCTCATCCTCGCGTACGACCACGGGCTCGAACACGGGCCGGTCGACTTCGAGCCGAACCCGGCGACGGCCGACCCGGAGCGGCTGTTCGAGCTGGCGACCCACAGCGCGGTGACGGCGCTGGCCGTCCAGAAGGGGGTCGCCGAGGCGTACTATCCCGACTACGCCGACGAGGTGAACCTGCTGTTGAAGCTGAACGGGACCTCGAACCTGTGGCGGGGCGAGCCGGACAGCGCGGTCAACTGCTCGGCCGAGTACGCCGCCGAGCTGGGTGCCGACGCGATCGGCTTCACCGTCTACGGCGGCTCGAACCACGAGGTCGAGATGGCCGAGGAGTTCCGCGAGGCTCAGGAGGGGGCCCGCGAACACGACATGGGCGTCGTCATGTGGTCGTACCCGCGCGGACAGGGGCTGCGCAACGACGGGAGCCCCGAGGTGATCTCCTACGGGGCGCGGCTCGGGCTCGAGCTCGGCGCGGACCTGGTGAAGGTGAAGTATCCGGGCTCCGCCGAGGCGATGGGCGACGCCGTGGAGATGGCCGGCCCGACGCAGGTGGTAATGTCCGGCGGGACGATGCGCGACGACAAGGCGTTCCTCCGGAACGTCGCGGACGCCATCGACGCCGGCGCGACTGGACTTGCCGTCGGCCGAAACGTCTTCCAGCGCGACGACCCCGAGCGCATCCTCGACGCGCTCGAGGCCGTGGTCTTCCAGGAGGTCGACCCGGCCGAGGCGCTGGCCATCGCCGAGAGCGACGACTGA